One region of Paenibacillus polymyxa M1 genomic DNA includes:
- the spoVAD gene encoding stage V sporulation protein AD, with protein MRRQGGQTWKFESRPRIIGSATVVGPDEGEGPLSTDFDYIYDNIEINEKTWEKAERRLIEHSTELALINSNLNKEEVQFFISGDLMNQIVSSSFSASKLAIPYLGVFGACSTSMESLALAALIVDSEAGDYVMAGTTSHNCTVEKQFRYPNEYGAQKPPTAQYTVTGSGAAIVGHAKSGTVVDCATIGRVMDMGIKDPFNMGGAMAPAAADTLLSHFRDTGRDPGYYDLIVTGDLASVGLPIAKELLKKDGFDMNQTEFNDCGLLIYDINKQKKVIAGGSGCGCSAVVTYGHLLKRIEKGELQKVLVVATGALLSPLTTQQGESIPCVAHAVAFEAGGKV; from the coding sequence ATGAGAAGACAGGGAGGACAAACCTGGAAGTTTGAGTCGAGACCGCGCATCATTGGTAGTGCAACTGTTGTAGGCCCGGATGAAGGAGAGGGGCCGTTGTCCACAGATTTCGATTATATTTATGACAATATCGAAATAAACGAGAAAACATGGGAAAAGGCGGAACGAAGATTAATTGAGCATTCTACAGAGCTTGCGTTAATTAATTCCAATTTAAACAAAGAGGAAGTGCAATTTTTCATCAGTGGTGATCTGATGAATCAGATTGTCAGCAGCTCATTTTCGGCTAGCAAGCTGGCTATTCCCTATTTAGGCGTTTTTGGAGCCTGTTCAACGTCGATGGAAAGCTTGGCTTTAGCAGCACTTATTGTGGATTCAGAGGCGGGCGACTACGTAATGGCGGGTACAACCAGCCATAACTGTACCGTGGAAAAGCAATTCCGCTATCCTAATGAATATGGAGCACAGAAGCCCCCCACAGCCCAGTATACTGTTACCGGTTCCGGTGCGGCCATTGTGGGACATGCGAAGTCAGGGACGGTGGTGGATTGTGCTACCATTGGGCGTGTAATGGATATGGGCATTAAAGATCCCTTTAATATGGGCGGAGCCATGGCTCCAGCGGCGGCGGACACGCTTTTGTCTCATTTTCGAGATACAGGCAGGGACCCAGGCTACTATGATCTTATTGTAACAGGGGATTTAGCCTCTGTAGGGCTGCCGATTGCCAAAGAGCTGCTCAAAAAAGATGGATTCGATATGAATCAAACGGAATTTAATGATTGCGGTTTACTGATTTACGACATCAATAAGCAAAAGAAGGTCATTGCAGGTGGAAGTGGTTGTGGATGCTCGGCTGTTGTAACCTATGGGCATCTGTTAAAGCGGATCGAAAAGGGAGAACTACAAAAGGTGCTGGTCGTGGCGACCGGGGCGTTATTATCTCCTTTGACTACACAGCAGGGTGAAAGCATTCCTTGTGTTGCACATGCTGTAGCTTTTGAAGCGGGAGGAAAAGTATGA
- the spoVAC gene encoding stage V sporulation protein AC, with amino-acid sequence MPAKSGQRGFRTNSSPLSINEKDYQSVSQKHEPSRKVFANCVRAFLVGGVICVIGQAIQEAFMAGMHIPAKEAAAPTASMMILLSVILTCIGVYDKIAQWAGAGTAVPITGFANSMCSAALEYRSEGLVLGVGANMFKLAGSVVVFGVVAAFIVGVIYAILGVGGNHL; translated from the coding sequence ATGCCAGCTAAGTCAGGACAGCGCGGTTTTCGTACCAATTCGTCGCCGTTGTCCATAAATGAGAAAGACTATCAAAGTGTTTCCCAAAAGCATGAACCTTCCAGAAAAGTATTTGCCAATTGTGTGCGTGCTTTCCTGGTTGGAGGCGTCATCTGTGTGATTGGGCAGGCGATCCAGGAAGCCTTTATGGCAGGTATGCATATTCCCGCCAAAGAGGCTGCGGCACCGACTGCATCCATGATGATCTTGTTGTCTGTTATATTAACTTGCATCGGGGTCTACGATAAGATTGCCCAATGGGCAGGAGCGGGAACCGCTGTACCGATTACAGGTTTTGCGAACTCGATGTGTTCAGCTGCATTGGAGTATCGTTCCGAGGGATTGGTACTTGGAGTGGGCGCAAATATGTTCAAGCTGGCAGGCTCAGTTGTCGTATTCGGTGTTGTGGCCGCATTTATCGTAGGCGTTATATACGCGATCCTCGGTGTGGGGGGCAACCACTTATGA
- a CDS encoding M42 family metallopeptidase, producing MEAKTLELFKTLTEFPSIPGHERELRAWVKERISGYTDEIVQDRLGSLFGVLRGQESGPRVMVAGHLDEVGFIVNGITENGMIRFQPVGGWWSQAIMSQRLQVLTPNGPIIGVVGSVSPHLLDEAQRSKPMDIKHMYLDIGVDSRQEAQDLGIVPGTAIAPICDFTPLANPKKIMAKAWDNRYGVGLALELLEALHKEKDQLPNTLYAGATVQEEVGLRGARTAANLIQPDIFFALDCSAANDMGGDPNAYGQLGKGALLRVFDPGMITHRGIVEYVQDMADTHKIKYQYFISTGGTDAGQVHLSGIGVPSTVIGICGRYIHTSSSIIHTDDYDAAKELIIKLVQNLDRTTLNTIIERA from the coding sequence ATGGAAGCAAAAACATTGGAATTGTTTAAAACCTTAACAGAGTTCCCTTCTATTCCTGGACATGAGCGAGAGCTGCGGGCATGGGTTAAAGAACGAATATCCGGTTATACGGATGAAATCGTGCAGGACCGTTTGGGCAGTCTTTTTGGTGTGCTACGCGGGCAAGAAAGTGGACCACGTGTAATGGTCGCAGGACATCTGGATGAAGTTGGTTTTATTGTGAATGGCATTACGGAAAATGGAATGATTCGTTTTCAGCCGGTTGGAGGCTGGTGGAGCCAAGCCATCATGTCACAACGTCTTCAAGTATTGACCCCAAATGGCCCAATCATTGGTGTAGTTGGATCTGTCTCACCACATTTGCTTGATGAAGCGCAACGCAGCAAGCCGATGGACATCAAGCATATGTACCTGGATATCGGCGTAGACAGCAGACAGGAGGCGCAAGATCTGGGGATTGTACCCGGAACGGCTATTGCCCCGATCTGTGACTTCACTCCACTTGCGAATCCCAAAAAAATCATGGCTAAAGCATGGGACAATCGATATGGTGTAGGCCTGGCGCTTGAGCTGTTGGAGGCATTACATAAGGAAAAGGACCAGCTTCCCAATACATTGTATGCAGGAGCTACTGTGCAGGAGGAAGTGGGACTGCGCGGTGCGCGCACAGCTGCCAATCTGATTCAGCCGGATATTTTCTTCGCACTGGATTGCAGTGCTGCCAACGATATGGGTGGAGATCCGAATGCATACGGACAGCTTGGTAAAGGAGCACTGTTGCGGGTATTTGATCCAGGTATGATTACTCACCGCGGGATTGTGGAGTATGTGCAAGATATGGCCGATACCCACAAAATCAAGTACCAATATTTTATCTCCACTGGGGGAACGGATGCTGGTCAAGTGCACTTGAGCGGAATTGGTGTGCCATCCACCGTCATCGGCATATGTGGACGGTACATCCATACTTCCTCGTCCATTATTCATACTGATGATTATGATGCGGCCAAGGAACTGATCATTAAGCTGGTTCAAAATCTGGATCGCACAACGCTGAATACCATTATTGAACGAGCTTAA
- a CDS encoding metal-dependent hydrolase, whose product MMGRAHLIIGTGVSLSVLALSGYEVTPAAVAASVVGSLLPDIDEPNSMLVSRALPNKMLRLVQLLMIGAAGWVFFTRLAPPPWNLVLALLMISASFMPSRSMRKVIIFLIGIGLAWYGESYAPWNYIAGCLLIICTLVPHRGLTHTVYGTVAWTALLYGTTRLHGDSIWLAGGIAYLLHLLADSLTNNGIKPLPPFKWKLRFRLMSTGTRKGTKVENICITLTAVLVVIALLRYKHLI is encoded by the coding sequence ATGATGGGAAGAGCCCATTTAATTATTGGAACCGGGGTCTCCCTGTCGGTATTAGCCTTAAGTGGATACGAAGTGACTCCGGCTGCCGTGGCAGCCTCTGTGGTTGGTTCATTGCTACCGGATATTGACGAGCCTAACTCCATGCTTGTTAGCCGTGCGTTACCGAACAAAATGCTTAGACTCGTACAGCTTCTAATGATTGGGGCTGCGGGTTGGGTGTTTTTCACCCGTTTGGCTCCGCCGCCCTGGAATCTTGTTTTGGCTTTGCTGATGATCAGCGCTTCTTTTATGCCTTCACGGTCTATGCGTAAAGTTATCATTTTTCTAATTGGTATCGGCCTAGCCTGGTATGGGGAATCATATGCACCGTGGAATTATATCGCCGGGTGTCTGCTGATCATATGTACGCTTGTTCCGCACCGAGGATTGACGCACACGGTGTATGGCACAGTAGCATGGACCGCGCTGCTTTATGGTACGACACGTTTGCATGGCGATAGCATATGGCTGGCTGGAGGGATAGCGTACTTACTGCATTTATTGGCAGATTCCTTGACGAATAACGGGATTAAGCCTTTGCCACCATTCAAATGGAAGCTACGATTTAGATTAATGAGTACCGGAACCCGGAAGGGAACAAAGGTAGAAAATATCTGTATTACTTTAACAGCTGTACTTGTAGTTATTGCTTTACTTCGGTACAAACATTTAATTTGA